A window of the Brassica napus cultivar Da-Ae chromosome A2, Da-Ae, whole genome shotgun sequence genome harbors these coding sequences:
- the LOC106414575 gene encoding transmembrane ascorbate ferrireductase 1-like, with the protein MSVVINARMVAFAVHALAVVASVMVFVWSICYRGGFAWESTSKTLIFNLHPVLTLTGLVILGGEATISYKSLPFEKRVNKLIHLVLHAIAIILGILGIYAAFKHHNEKHIPNLYTIHSWVGIGVIVLYALQWLYSFIVYFFPGGSSALRRDLLPWHVFLGVFVYVLAVGNSVLGFLEKLTFLEKSGLDKFGSEAFLVNFMAIITILFGTFVLLIVYSKSPPSVEEDNYSYSAI; encoded by the exons ATGTCTGTCGTAATAAACGCCAGGATGGTGGCGTTTGCGGTACACGCGCTCGCCGTGGTCGCCTCGGTGATGGTGTTTGTTTGGTCAATATGTTACAGAGGTGGATTTGCGTGGGAATCTACCAGCAAGACCCTCATCTTCAAT CTTCATCCTGTTTTGACTCTCACCGGCTTAGTAATTCTGGGAGGAGAAG CAACTATAAGTTACAAATCGCTTCCATTTGAGAAACGTGTGAACAAATTGATCCACCTTGTTCTCCACGCAATCGCCATTATTCTTGGAATCTTGGGAATCTATGCTGCTTTCAAGCACCATAACGAGAAACACATCCCAAATCTCTATACCATCCATTCTTGGGTTGGTATTGGTGTCATTGTCCTTTACGCTCTCCAG TGGCTGTATAGCTTTATTGTCTACTTCTTCCCAGGAGGATCATCAGCTCTCAGAAGGGACTTACTTCCGTGGCACGTTTTCCTCGGTGTCTTTGTCTATGTTCTTGCAGTTGGAAACTCGGTTTTAGGGTTTCTTGAAAAGCTTACTTTCTTGGAAAAGTCAGGGCTTGACAAGTTTGGATCAGAAGCGTTCCTTGTCAACTTCATGGCTATTATCACTATTCTGTTTGGTACTTTTGTGCTTCTCATTGTTTACTCCAAGTCTCCTCCTTCGGTTGAAGAAGATAACTATAGCTACTCAGCTATATGA
- the LOC106412087 gene encoding low-temperature-induced 65 kDa protein: MDMQSQMTRSYDHDQAEDPIRVHHPEDEEHQEKGATKVLKKVKEKAKKIKNSLTKHGHGHEHDHDVEIEDDEYDEQDPQLHGSPMHIHGGVTRQPESLSHPGEASVPASEEIVPPGTKSFPVVSSDYTKPVEPEPLRETLYRHEAASYPADISDRDEWRDTHQTPMKTPASLLSSTEDVTRTITPGADENLGGQGKVDVERPKKLEEDPAGPGGGSSYLSGVSNYQSKVTDPTHAGGGEAGVPEIVESLGRMKVTDEKPGRGFESDFPTRSHEFGLKNESETGKDIPARSDDVKVESELGSDLPTGTHEQFSPELSPPKERHEETHEAKQSTYTEKIGSATSFVTDKAIAAKNAVASKLGYAGESGKHQSSVGDEATPRSATGYGQKVAGTVADKLTPVYEKVKETGSTVMTKLPLSGGGSGAEEKQQVEGKGVLTRDYLAEKLRPGEEDKALAEVIAEKLHLGGGEKKKTMSTKEVEVTVEKILADQTLVEKEHGEAEEGKVGGGGGGGGGEGMVGKLKGAVTSWLGGTTEEVKPKSSNYVDQSSQSLGSTVGTTGFPDSGGALTGQRGLQDSGN; this comes from the exons ATGGATATGCAGTCACAGATGACACGTTCTTATGATCATGATCAAGCTGAGGATCCAATCAGAGTTCACCATCCAG AGGATGAAGAGCATCAAGAGAAAGGAGCAACTAAAGTGTtgaagaaagtgaaagaaaaagCTAAGAAGATCAAGAACAGTCTTACCAAACATGGTCACGGTCATGAGCACGATCATGATGTCGAAATAGAAGACGACGAATATGACGAGCAAGACCCACAATTGCACGGATCGCCAA TGCATATTCACGGCGGTGTAACGCGTCAACCTGAGTCACTGAGTCATCCCGGAGAAGCTAGTGTTCCGGCATCTGAGGAGATTGTTCCACCAGGGACAAAATCTTTTCCGGTCGTGTCTTCGGATTACACTAAACCCGTTGAACCTGAGCCATTACGAGAAACCTTGTATAGACACGAGGCAGCGTCTTATCCGGCAGATATTTCGGATAGGGATGAGTGGAGAGATACTCATCAGACACCAATGAAGACGCCTGCGTCTCTGTTATCCTCAACAGAGGATGTGACCAGGACGATCACTCCTGGTGCAGATGAAAATCTCGGTGGTCAAGGGAAAGTCGACGTCGAGAGGCCTAAAAAGTTGGAGGAAGATCCAGCTGGTCCAGGAGGAGGGTCGAGTTACCTTAGTGGTGTGTCTAATTATCAGTCCAAGGTTACTGATCCCACTCATGCAG GAGGTGGAGAAGCTGGAGTACCTGAGATTGTTGAGTCTCTCGGTAGGATGAAAGTGACAGATGAGAAACCAGGACGAGGATTTGAAAGTGACTTTCCGACAAGAAGCCATGAGTTTGGTCTGAAGAACGAGTCTGAAACAGGGAAAGATATTCCGGCAAGAAGTGATGATGTGAAAGTCGAGAGTGAGTTGGGAAGCGATTTACCTACGGGGACTCATGAGCAGTTCTCACCGGAACTCTCTCCTCCGAAAGAGAGACATGAAGAGACACACGAGGCAAAACAAAGTACCTACACAGAGAAGATAGGTTCAGCGACTTCGTTTGTAACCGATAAAGCTATAGCTGCGAAGAACGCCGTCGCCTCAAAGCTAGGTTACGCCGGAGAAAGCGGGAAGCACCAGAGCTCCGTTGGAGATGAGGCAACTCCTAGATCCGCCACGGGATACGGGCAGAAAGTGGCGGGAACTGTTGCTGATAAGTTGACACCGGTCTACGAAAAGGTTAAAGAGACGGGATCAACCGTGATGACGAAGTTGCCCCTCTCTGGAGGTGGTAGTGGAGCGGAGGAGAAGCAACAAGTGGAAGGCAAAGGTGTGTTGACGAGAGACTACTTGGCGGAGAAGCTGAGACCTGGAGAAGAGGACAAGGCGTTAGCGGAGGTGATTGCTGAGAAACTTCATCTTGGAggaggagagaagaagaagactatgAGCACAAAGGAAGTTGAAGTGACTGTGGAGAAGATCCTTGCTGACCAGACATTGGTGGAAAAAGAACATGGTGAAGCAGAGGAAGGGAAagtaggaggaggaggaggaggaggaggaggagaaggaatGGTGGGGAAGCTTAAAGGAGCTGTCACTTCTTGGCTCGGTGGTACAACGGAGGAagtgaagcccaagtcttctaATTATGTTGACCAGTCTTCACAGTCGCTTGGTTCCACCGTTG GGACTACGGGCTTTCCGGATTCTGGTGGAGCTCTGACCGGGCAGAGGGGACTTCAAGATTCTGGGAACTGa
- the LOC106414218 gene encoding uncharacterized protein LOC106414218, with translation MSQTNLPFKDGQTVEVRSFEHGYRGAWFRCKIVRIYIVEEKLYYSLKYLDYEKEKIHEQQVFQRFEDEEKEWIMVRPSYPSVHKIEADQKPLDVARGSWKVGDLVDWHKDDCYWSGTVVALKKNEPLQVELYPPPRGEGATYNALRKDLRPSLEWSLEDGWTLPSADGRQGSVLGS, from the exons ATGTCTCAAACCAACCTACCTTTCAAAGATGGTCAAACTGTTGAAGTAAGATCCTTTGAACATGGATATCGTGGAGCTTGGTTTCGTTGCAAG ATAGTAAGGATATACATAGTGGAGGAGAAATTGTACTACAGCTTGAAGTATCTTGATTACGAAAAAGAAa AGATACATGAGCAACAAGTCTTTCAGCGGTTTGAAGATGAGGAGAAAGAGTGGATAATGGTTCGACCCTCGTACCCATCAGTCCATAAAATCGAGGCTGACCAAAAACCTCTTGACGTCGCTCGTGGCTCTTGGAAAGTAGGAGACTTAGTTGATTGGCATAAAGATGATTGTTACTGGTCTGGAACGGTTGTGGCATTGAAGAAGAACGAACCATTACAG GTTGAGCTGTATCCTCCACCACGTGGTGAAGGAGCGACTTACAACGCTTTGAGAAAGGACTTACGTCCATCATTGGAATGGTCACTTGAAGATGGCTGGACATTGCCTTCTGCG GACGGAAGACAAGGCAGTGTGCTCGGCTCGTGA
- the LOC106411894 gene encoding putative FBD-associated F-box protein At5g56700, which translates to MDKISGLSDDLLVKILSFVPTKVAVSTTVLSKRWECLWMWVPTLEYDDFEDINTDIKDMYRVSVHKNLISHRAPIIESLRLKFCLGSLQPEDIKQWVSIAVSHCVRVLSITSLSDDKPDSALPSSLYTSKTLVTLKLEGNKILVDVPPTVCLPSLTTLQLSCVTYLDEASLRMLLSNCPVLEDLVIERDTADDNAKGLVVAVPSLQRLSLQIDGGCCSYDGYVIDTPSLMYFKVEDYRDRDGFSYLIKDMPKLEEADIAVKYGLQEFLESVTSVKRLSIKVLFNNEEESMYCSCIVFSQLKRLKLSICNDDWSKLLFRLLKDSPKLRVLNLHRASRYQRFDEYERSSWDNEWSVTPNCLLKTLETFEYSGCMGRPEERAFLSFFFNNARCLKSTSILR; encoded by the exons ATGGACAAAATCAGTGGACTGTCTGATGACTTGCTGGTTAAGATACTATCCTTTGTTCCGACAAAAGTGGCTGTATCCACTACTGTTCTGTCTAAGCGAtgggaatgtctttggatgtgGGTGCCTACCCTCGAATACGATGATTTCGAAGACATTAATACTGACATTAAAGATATGTATCGTGTGTCTGTTCACAAGAATCTCATATCACACAGAGCTCCCATCATAGAAAGCCTGCGCCTCAAGTTCTGTCTCGGATCACTTCAACCCGAAGATATCAAACAATGGGTTAGCATTGCAGTCTCTCACTGCGTGCGAGTGCTGAGTATCACCTCCCTTTCCGACGACAAGCCTGATAGTGCATTGCCGAGTAGCTTGTACACCTCCAAAACCCTCGTGACTTTGAAACTCGAAGGAAACAAGATTCTCGTAGATGTTCCTCCAACAGTTTGTCTCCCTTCCTTGACAACCTTGCAACTGTCATGTGTGACATACTTAGATGAAGCTTCTCTCCGGATGCTTCTATCCAACTGCCCCGTTCTGGAAGATCTGGTTATTGAAAGGGATACAGCAGATGACAACGCGAAAGGGTTAGTAGTTGCTGTCCCGTCCTTGCAGAGGCTATCGTTGCAGATAGACGGTGGATGTTGTTCTTATGATGGGTATGTGATAGATACGCCTTCGTTGATGTATTTCAAAGTTGAGGATTACAGAGACAGAGACGGTTTCTCCTATTTGATTAAGGATATGCCGAAACTGGAAGAGGCAGATATCGCTGTTAAGTATGGTCTCCAAGAGTTTCTCGAATCAGTCACATCTGTCAAACGTCTTTCGATTAAAGTATTGTTCAACAATGAAGAAGAG TCTATGTACTGTTCTTGTATTGTCTTCAGTCAGCTCAAACGCCTGAAGCTAAGTATATGCAATGACGACTGGTCAAAGTTACTTTTCCGCTTGCTCAAAGATTCTCCTAAACTCCGAGTCCTCAATCTCCACCGCGCT TCTCGGTATCAACGCTTTGACGAGTACGAACGGAGTAGCTGGGACAATGAATGGAGCGTGACTCCAAACTGTTTGTTGAAGACTCTTGAAACTTTCGAGTATTCAGGGTGCATGGGAAGACCAGAAGAGAGAGCTTTCTTGAGCTTTTTCTTTAATAATGCTCGTTGCCTGAAATCTACATCAATCTTGCGCTAA
- the LOC106415769 gene encoding putative leucine-rich repeat-containing protein DDB_G0290503 translates to MFKSWRNDKNKIKAVFKLQFQATQVPKLKKAALMISLVPDDVGKPTFKLEKAEVKEGICSWENPIYVSVKLLKEPKSGIVREKIYHFVVATGSSKSGFLGEASIDFADFLTEAEPLTVSLPLKFANSGAVLNITIEKIQGANDPRLIEENKDQTLSNENSFRSLPSNDDLEGYNQDERSLNVNTAKNASSFDSIGESGWMDGSDGNARLPQRHNSVPATKNGHRRSNTDWSASSTSDESYVESRNSPENSFQRGLSLGTDSTDPVEKLKMELEALRRQSELSELEKQSLRKQAVKESKRIQELSKEVGHLKEERDEALEECEKLRVEKSRDEADAESRMRCVSEDSSNMIEEIRDELSCERDLTSNLKLQLQRTQESNSNLILAVRDLNELLEEKKNEISSLEDKDGEEMDKLKQRMEELDWEVESYKRKNEEQEILLDDLTREYESLKEEKHKHVEVSDSKDVIEELESQIEILEGKLKQQSLEYTECLITVNELESQVKELKKEVEDQARAFDEDMETMMREKTEQEQRAIKAEENLRKTRWKNAIAAERLQEKCKRLSLEMESKLSEHESLTAKTLAEANELRVQNKNLEEMREKEQREMTQEREVKKSVEEKNEALSMKVQMLEGEVLKLTKMREESSAAASETEKMIQEWRRERDEFERKFALAKEEAKTVQRELIVSKTSNDEKETRLGNLKREVEGLSLQYSELQNSFVQEKMENEELRKQVSTLKVDIRRKEEEMTKILDARMEARAQENGQKEENLAKLSDELAYCKNKNSSMERELKEMEERYSEISLRFAEVEGERQQLVMAVRNLKNGKKF, encoded by the exons ATGTTTAAGTCATGGAGGAACGACAAGAACAAGATCAAAGCTGTGTTCAAGCTTCAGTTTCAGGCAACTCAG GTACCAAAGCTGAAGAAAGCAGCTTTGATGATCTCATTGGTACCTGATGATGTTGGGAAGCCAACCTTTAAGCTGGAGAAAGCtgaggttaaggaagggatCTGTTCATGGGAGAATCCAATCTATGTCTCAGTGAAGCTTCTTAAAGAACCCAAATCTGGGATTGTTCGTGAGAAGATTTACCATTTCGTTGTTGCAACA GGTTCTTCCAAATCTGGATTTTTGGGAGAAGCTTCGATTGATTTTGCAGATTTTCTTACGGAAGCAGAGCCGTTGACTGTCTCCTTACCTCTTAAATTTGCCAACTCTGGTGCTGTCTTGAAT ATAACAATTGAGAAGATCCAAGGTGCAAATGATCCCAG ACTTATTGAGGAAAACAAAGACCAAACACTCTCCAATGAGAATAGCTTCAGAAGTCTACCTAGCAATGATGACTTGGAGGGGTATAACCAAGAT GAAAGGAGCTTGAATGTAAACACGGCTAAGAATGCAAGTTCCTTTGACTCCATTGGTGAATCAGGGTGGATGGATGGCTCTGACGGGAACGCACGCTTGCCTCAACGGCACAACTCAGTTCCCGCAACCAAGAACGGACACAGGAGGTCGAACACAGACTGGTCAGCTAGCTCAACATCAGACGAAAGCTACGTCGAGTCAAGAAACAGCCCCGAGAACAGTTTCCAAAGAGGATTGTCCCTTGGCACTGACTCAACCGACCCTGTGGAGAAGCTGAAGATGGAGCTGGAAGCTTTGAGGAGGCAGTCGGAGTTATCAGAGCTGGAGAAGCAGTCTTTGAGGAAACAGGCGGTTAAGGAGAGCAAACGGATTCAAGAACTGTCCAAGGAAGTTGGTCATCTCAAGGAAGAAAGAGACGAAGCTCTGGAGGAATGCGAGAAGCTCAGGGTGGAGAAGAGTAGAGACGAAGCTGACGCTGAAAGCAGAATGAGATGCGTCAGCGAGGACTCGAGTAATATGATCGAGGAGATTAGAGATGAGCTGAGCTGTGAGAGGGATTTGACTAGTAACCTTAAGTTGCAGCTGCAGAGGACGCAGGAGTCTAACTCTAATTTGATTCTCGCTGTGAGAGATCTCAATGAGTTGTTGGAAGAGAAAAAGAATGAGATATCTTCTCTAGAAGACAAGGACGGTGAAGAGATGGATAAGCTGAAGCAACGGATGGAAGAGTTAGATTGGGAGGTGGAGTCTTACAAGAGAAAGAACGAAGAGCAGGAGATTCTTTTGGATGATCTGACTCGAGAGTATGAGTCTTTAAAGGAGGAAAAGCACAAGCATGTAGAAGTCTCTGATTCCAAGGATGTTATAGAAGAATTGGAGTCTCAGATAGAGATATTGGAAGGGAAACTGAAGCAGCAATCGCTGGAGTACACTGAATGTTTGATTACAGTTAATGAGCTCGAGAGTCAAGTGAAGGAGTTGAAGAAGGAAGTTGAGGATCAAGCACGAGCGTTCGATGAAGATATGGAGACAATGATGAGGGAGAAAACGGAGCAAGAGCAAAGAGCCATCAAGGCAGAGGAGAATCTGAGGAAGACAAGGTGGAAAAACGCAATAGCTGCGGAGCGGCTTCAAGAGAAATGCAAGAGGCTTTCTCTAGAAATGGAGTCGAAGCTGAGCGAGCACGAGAGCCTGACAGCGAAGACTTTGGCTGAGGCCAACGAGCTTCGTGTCCAGAACAAGAATCTAGAGGAGATGCGAgagaaagaacaaagagagatgACACAAGAGAGAGAGGTGAAGAAGAGCGTGGAAGAGAAGAACGAGGCTTTGTCGATGAAAGTCCAGATGCTTGAAGGCGAGGTCCTGAAGCTCACTAAGATGAGAGAAGAATCGAGTGCAGCGGCTAGTGAAACGGAGAAGATGATACAAGAGTGgaggagagaaagagatgagTTTGAGAGGAAGTTTGCTTTGGCTAAAGAGGAAGCCAAGACAGTTCAGAGAGAGTTGATTGTCAGTAAGACTTCAAACGATGAGAAAGAGACCAGGCTTGGGAATCTGAAGAGAGAAGTAGAAGGTCTTAGCCTGCAGTACAGTGAATTACAGAACAGCTTTGTTCAAGAAAAAATGGAGAATGAAGAACTGAGGAAGCAAGTATCAACCTTGAAAGTAGATATCCGGAgaaaagaagaggagatgacTAAGATCCTAGATGCAAG GATGGAAGCAAGGGCACAGGAAAATGGGCAGAAAGAGGAGAATCTAGCGAAGCTATCAGACGAATTGGCTTATTGTAAGAACAAAAACAGTTCGATGGAGAGAGAGTTGAAAGAGATGGAAGAGAGGTATTCAGAGATAAGCTTGAGATTTGCAGAGGTTGAAGGAGAAAGACAACAACTTGTGATGGCTGTCAGAAACCTCAAGAACGGTAAGAAGTTTTAG